One Castanea sativa cultivar Marrone di Chiusa Pesio chromosome 4, ASM4071231v1 DNA window includes the following coding sequences:
- the LOC142632339 gene encoding uncharacterized protein LOC142632339, whose protein sequence is MVIEETKVSCDRAKRISDRINLDGAIFANSIGLFRGLWVLWDSDQVEISEAASIEQEIHVIVMSTAKPPWLLSAIYASSRYAKRRMLWKNLESVASLHSMPWVITEDFNEVLMGEDKFGGSLVNINRALRFQDCLNNCRMIDIGFSGPRFTWKKVTRITVLLNCALRKLGEFNSSSLSGSNQCGFHTQPFKETWDNTSSLQQALSNFSSKVNSWNKNQFGNLFHMKRRILARLKGIQESISLRLNSILVDLESKLWLEYAKVAKLEEEFWAMKARILWLVEEDRNTSFYHTLAFVPQKQNCILCMKDSLGN, encoded by the exons ATGGTTATTGAAGAGACCAAAGTTAGTTGCGATAGAGCTAAAAGGATCTCAGATAGGATAAACCTTGATGGGGCAATCTTTGCAAACTCAATTGGCCTCTTTAGAGGATTGTGGGTTCTCTGGGATTCTGACCAAGTTGAAATTTCTGAGGCAGCTTCCATTGAGCAAGAAATACATGTGATTGTTATGTCTACAGCGAAACCCCCCTGGCTCCTTTCAGCCATTTATGCTAGCTCGCGGTATGCTAAAAGACGTATGCTTTGGAAAAATTTGGAGTCTGTGGCAAGCTTACACTCCATGCCTTGGGTAATAACAGAGGACTTTAATGAAGTGCTTATGGGGGAAGACAAGTTTGGAGGAAGTTTAGTCAACATAAATAGAGCTCTTCGATTCCAGGATTGTTTGAACAATTGCAGAATGATCGACATTGGCTTCTCAGGGCCTCGATTTACCTG GAAAAAAGTCACTCGGATCACTGTCCTATTAAACTGTGCTCTGAGAAAATTAGGGGAATTCAACTCCTCAAGCCTTTCCGGTTCTAACCAATGTGGCTTTCACACCCAACCTTTCAAGGAAACCTGGGATAATACATCCTCCTTGCAACAGGCTTTGTCTAATTTCTCTTCCAAGGTGAACAGCTGGAACAAAAATCAATTTGGAAACCTCTTTCATATGAAGAGAAGGATCCTAGCCAGACTTAAAGGAATTCAAGAGAGTATATCTTTAAGACTCAATTCAATTCTGGTTGATTTAGAAAGTAAATTATGGTTGGAATATGCTAAAGTGGCAAAACTCGAGGAGGAATTCTGGGCTATGAAGGCTCGGATTCTTTGGTTGGTTGAGGAAGATAGAAACACTTCCTTCTACCATACTTTAGCTTTTGTGCCCCAGAAGCAAAATTGCATCCTCTGTATGAAGGACAGTTTGGGCAACTAG
- the LOC142630918 gene encoding stearoyl-[acyl-carrier-protein] 9-desaturase, chloroplastic-like, whose product MALALNSFNFYSLPSILPLPPMRTPRSSKFSMTSTLISNTKVAEKSLGHPTEFNVNKSYPMQPKKVEIFKSMEDWAKNNVLTILKPVEECWQPQDFLPNLTSDGFIEQVHELRERARDIPDEYFVALVGDMITEEALPTYQTRINSTEIFHDETGVDNTPWAIWSRAWSAEENRHGDLLNKYIFLSGRVDMKQIEKTTQYLIRSGTDLGFGDDPYLLTIYTSFQERATFISHGNTAKLAMQHGDVKLAQICGIIASDEKRHETAYTKIAEKLFELDPNEMVIAFADMMKRKISMPAHLMYDGHDHNLFDHFAIVASRIGVYTARDYREILELLVAKWKVEKLTGLTSEGREAQDYVCRLAQRMSRLEERAIANAQKAPIIPFSWISGRVV is encoded by the exons ATGGCTTTAGCACTCAACTCCTTCAACTTTTACTCCCTTCCTTCAATACTTCCTCTCCCACCAATGAGAACTCCGAGATCTTCTAAATTTTCTATGACTTCTACCCTCATCTCCAACACTAA aGTAGCAGAAAAGTCTTTAGGCCATCCTACTGAATTCAATGTCAACAAATCCTATCCCATGCAACCTAAGaaagttgaaattttcaaatctatGGAGGATTGGGCTAAAAACAATGTCCTAACTATCTTAAAACCTGTTGAGGAATGTTGGCAACCACAAGATTTTTTGCCAAATCTTACCTCAGATGGATTTATTGAGCAAGTCCATGAATTAAGGGAGAGAGCAAGAGACATTCCGGATGAGTACTTTGTGGCCTTAGTGGGTGATATGATCACTGAAGAAGCCCTTCCAACTTACCAAACTAGAATTAATTCTACTGAAATTTTTCATGATGAAACTGGTGTAGATAACACACCTTGGGCAATTTGGTCTAGGGCATGGAGTGCAGAAGAAAACAGGCATGGTGATCTTCTTAATAAGTACATTTTTCTTTCTGGAAGAGTGGATATGAAACAAATTGAGAAGACAACTCAGTACTTAATTCGGTCAGGAACG GATCTTGGCTTCGGGGATGATCCATACCTTTTAACCATTTACACATCATTCCAAGAACGAGCAACATTCATCTCTCATGGGAACACAGCCAAGCTGGCCATGCAACATGGGGACGTAAAGCTTGCCCAAATATGTGGCATAATCGCCTCAGACGAGAAGCGTCATGAAACTGCATATACAAAAATAGCTGAAAAGCTTTTTGAGCTCGATCCAAATGAAATGGTAATAGCCTTCGCAGACATGATGAAGAGGAAAATCTCAATGCCAGCCCATTTGATGTATGATGGCCATGACCATAATCTTTTTGATCACTTTGCTATTGTTGCATCAAGGATTGGGGTCTACACGGCTAGGGACTATAGAGAAATTTTGGAACTTTTGGTAGCTAAATGGAAGGTAGAGAAGCTAACTGGACTTACAAGTGAGGGACGAGAAGCCCAGGACTATGTATGTAGATTGGCTCAAAGGATGAGCAGGCTAGAGGAGAGAGCTATAGCAAATGCCCAAAAAGCACCCATCATTCCTTTCAGCTGGATTTCTGGTAGAGTGGTATAG